The sequence TGTCGGGCATGGCGGTTCCCTCTGCTCGGCCTGGCGATGACGTGCGGGCAGCGCGGGGCGTGCCCGGATGAGGCGGTTCGTGCGCGGGGGGATGGCCGGGGCCGCTCACCGTGGGCCGGGAGCGTCCGACATGAGACAAGAGGCGGGATCCGGCCGATGCACTCCACCGGAATTCGAGAATTTCCGGACGCCTGCGCTCCGGTGGTGCCCCGCTCTGCCAGGCCGCGGGACGGCACGGCCGCGGACGTACAGGGGGCGTCCGCGGGCCGTGCGGCAGGTCAGCGGTGGTCGCTGAAGAGGTCCTCGGCGACCGCGGCCACGAGGTCGGGCCGCTCCTCGTGGAGGTAGTGGCCGCAGCCGGGCACGATCTCGACGCGCAGGTCGTCGGCGTGCCGGCCGGCGTCCGTGAGCACGCTCGGCGGGAGCATGAAGTCCCGCTCGCCCCCGAGGACGACGGTCGGTGTGGTCAGCCGCAGCTTCTTGTACCGGCCGAGGACGAGCCGTGCGATGTCCCGCAGGGCGAAGGCGCGGTGCAGCGCCTCCCCGGCCCTGGCCCGCCCGGGCTCCTGGCTGGAGCGCACGAACTCCTCGGCCGCCTGGGGCGTCCACACCGCCTGTTCCACGACGCCCTTGCGCATGAGGTAGCGCGTGAAGCCGGGCCGGTGGCGCAGCATCCAGCGGCCGAGCAGCGGCTGTTCGAGCAGGGCCGTGTACCAGAACCGCCAGGACTGCGGCATGAGCCTGTGGTGCAGCGGCCAGGGATGCATCATGTTCAGCGCCAGGTAGTGCCGCACGCGCTCCGGGGCCTTGAGACACACGTGGAATCCGGTCCACGCGCCCCAGTCGTGTCCGATGAGCCGGACCCGGTCGAGGCCCAGTTCGTCGAGGAGGGCGAGGACGTCGGCCACCCTGCTGTCGGTGTCGTAGCCCTTGGACGGCGTGTCGGACCAGCCGAAGCCGCGCTGGTCCACGCACAGCAGCCGGTACCGGGCGGACAGCAGCGGCACCAGCCGCCGCCAGCCGTACCAGTGCTGGGGAAAGCCGTGCAGCAGGACCACCGGCTCCCCTTCTCCCGCCTCCGCGACGTGCAGGCGGATGCCGCGCACGCTCACGTAGCGGTGGCGCACTCCTTCCAGTTCGGGCAGCGGCGGGGTGCTGTACTCCATGGTTTCCACGAGGGCTCCCGGGGGGGTTGGGCGAAGTGGTCGGTCTGTCAGGAGTC comes from Streptomyces sp. FXJ1.172 and encodes:
- a CDS encoding alpha/beta fold hydrolase — encoded protein: MEYSTPPLPELEGVRHRYVSVRGIRLHVAEAGEGEPVVLLHGFPQHWYGWRRLVPLLSARYRLLCVDQRGFGWSDTPSKGYDTDSRVADVLALLDELGLDRVRLIGHDWGAWTGFHVCLKAPERVRHYLALNMMHPWPLHHRLMPQSWRFWYTALLEQPLLGRWMLRHRPGFTRYLMRKGVVEQAVWTPQAAEEFVRSSQEPGRARAGEALHRAFALRDIARLVLGRYKKLRLTTPTVVLGGERDFMLPPSVLTDAGRHADDLRVEIVPGCGHYLHEERPDLVAAVAEDLFSDHR